The following coding sequences are from one Hippopotamus amphibius kiboko isolate mHipAmp2 chromosome 9, mHipAmp2.hap2, whole genome shotgun sequence window:
- the RBM7 gene encoding RNA-binding protein 7 isoform X1, whose protein sequence is MGAAAAEADRTLFVGNLETKVTEELLFELFHQAGPVIKVKIPKDKDGKPKQFAFVNFKHEVSVPYAMNLLNGIKLFGRPIKIQFRSGSSHASQEVSLSYPQHHVGNSSPTSTSPSRYERTVDNMTPSAQIIQRSFSSSENFQRQAVMNSALRQMSYGGKFSSPHQDQSGFSPSVQSHNHTFNQSSSSQWRQDTPLSQRKVRQNSHPYIVDRHYSREQRYTDHGSDHHYRGNRDDFFYEDRNHDGWSHDYDNRRDSSRDGKWRSSRH, encoded by the exons ATGGGGGCGGCGGCAGCCGAAGCGGATCGCACGCTCTTTGTGGGCAACCTTGAAACGAAGGTGACCGAGGAGCTCCTTTTCGAGCTGTTCCACCAG GCTGGGCcagtaataaaagtgaaaattccaAAAGATAAGGATGGTAAACCAAAGCAATTTGCATTTGTGAATTTCAAACATGAAGTATCTGTTCCTTATGCCATGAATCTGCTTAACGGAATCAAACTTTTTGGAAGGCCCATCAAAATTCAGTTTAGATCAG GAAGTAGCCATGCCTCACAGGAGGTCAGTTTGTCATATCCCCAGCATCATGTTGGAAATTCAAGCCCTACTTCCACATCTCCTAGCAG aTATGAAAGGACAGTGGATAACATGACTCCATCAGCACAGATAATTCAaagatctttttcttcttcagaaaatTTTCAGAGACAAGCAGTG atGAACAGTGCTTTGAGACAGATGTCATATGGAGGGAAATTTAGTTCCCCACATCAGGATCAATCAGGATTTTCCCCATCAGTTCAGTCACATAATCATACTTTTAACCAGTCGTCAAGCTCCCAGTGGCGCCAAGATACACCATTATCACAGCGAAAAGTCAGACAGAATTCTCATCCCTACATAGTGGATAGACATTATAGTCGTGAGCAGCGTTACACTGATCATGGGTCTGACCATCATTACAGAGGAAACAGAGATGATTTCTTCTATGAAGACAGGAATCACGATGGCTGGAGCCATGACTACGATAACAGAAGAGACAGTAGTAGAGATGGGAAGTGGCGCTCATCTCGACACTAA
- the RBM7 gene encoding RNA-binding protein 7 isoform X2, translating into MNLLNGIKLFGRPIKIQFRSGSSHASQEVSLSYPQHHVGNSSPTSTSPSRYERTVDNMTPSAQIIQRSFSSSENFQRQAVMNSALRQMSYGGKFSSPHQDQSGFSPSVQSHNHTFNQSSSSQWRQDTPLSQRKVRQNSHPYIVDRHYSREQRYTDHGSDHHYRGNRDDFFYEDRNHDGWSHDYDNRRDSSRDGKWRSSRH; encoded by the exons ATGAATCTGCTTAACGGAATCAAACTTTTTGGAAGGCCCATCAAAATTCAGTTTAGATCAG GAAGTAGCCATGCCTCACAGGAGGTCAGTTTGTCATATCCCCAGCATCATGTTGGAAATTCAAGCCCTACTTCCACATCTCCTAGCAG aTATGAAAGGACAGTGGATAACATGACTCCATCAGCACAGATAATTCAaagatctttttcttcttcagaaaatTTTCAGAGACAAGCAGTG atGAACAGTGCTTTGAGACAGATGTCATATGGAGGGAAATTTAGTTCCCCACATCAGGATCAATCAGGATTTTCCCCATCAGTTCAGTCACATAATCATACTTTTAACCAGTCGTCAAGCTCCCAGTGGCGCCAAGATACACCATTATCACAGCGAAAAGTCAGACAGAATTCTCATCCCTACATAGTGGATAGACATTATAGTCGTGAGCAGCGTTACACTGATCATGGGTCTGACCATCATTACAGAGGAAACAGAGATGATTTCTTCTATGAAGACAGGAATCACGATGGCTGGAGCCATGACTACGATAACAGAAGAGACAGTAGTAGAGATGGGAAGTGGCGCTCATCTCGACACTAA
- the C9H11orf71 gene encoding uncharacterized protein C11orf71 homolog: protein MALNRVFLSAGDRRSRVAYRSSHGDLSSSALASAMVCGDSFLVTRPEEILPERGPWSAVRLNFRTESRRAAGGGRSPTRRVEGREPKARSRSRQARFSPYPAPAAKLDLLRSVLQQRLVALGGVIAARLSA from the coding sequence ATGGCCTTGAACCGTGTGTTCCTGTCTGCCGGCGATCGAAGGAGCCGGGTGGCCTACCGCTCTTCCCACGGCGACCTCAGCTCGTCGGCCTTGGCGTCGGCGATGGTCTGTGGAGACAGCTTCCTCGTTACCAGGCCCGAAGAGATTCTCCCAGAACGTGGTCCTTGGTCCGCTGTGCGGCTGAACTTCCGGACCGAGAGCCGTCGGGCGGCTGGTGGCGGCCGGAGCCCGACCCGCCGTGTAGAGGGAAGGGAGCCGAAGGCGCGGAGCCGAAGCCGCCAAGCCAGATTCTCCCCTTACCCGGCCCCCGCAGCTAAACTCGATCTCCTGAGAAGTGTCCTGCAGCAGCGTCTGGTAGCGCTGGGAGGTGTCATCGCAGCCCGCCTTTCGGCTTAA